A genome region from Clupea harengus chromosome 7, Ch_v2.0.2, whole genome shotgun sequence includes the following:
- the LOC116221205 gene encoding hydroxycarboxylic acid receptor 2-like: MLRSVNACCPYEGELLRRALPPLIIIEFLLGVLANGFALWVFCWHMRPWKSSTVLLFNLALADFFLNVVLPFRASYYLSGLDWKFGCIFCRLFLFLVSLNRGGSIGFLTLIALDRYMRVLHPHHRLNSMSIAKAVGVAVVVWALTVSLNVHLLMAPQHLMVGGAMQCESFMVCLAFDPASLWYKSVFVISFFVPLALILVCSLRIASELRRRHLDRYDNIRRALSSLAVVVVVFVVCFLPSNVAQILIWANIGSQRTCESVEVVNVVFYTTLTFTYLNSMLDPVLYYFSSPTFQRVCIQLVRLQSTEGTVDTGEDGTKDSSAQADKKGFHAVHG; this comes from the coding sequence ATGTTGCGGTCAGTGAACGCCTGCTGTCCCTACGAGGGTGAGCTGCTCCGCAGAGCGCTGCCTCCTCTGATTATCATAGAGTTCCTGCTGGGCGTCCTGGCCAATGGCTTTGCTCTCTGGGTCTTCTGCTGGCACATGAGGCCTTGGAAGAGCAGCACCGTCCTCCTCTTCAACCTGGCCCTGGCCGACTTCTTCCTCAACGTGGTGCTGCCATTTCGCGCCAGCTACTACCTCTCCGGACTGGACTGGAAGTTCGGCTGCATCTTCTgccgcctcttcctctttctggtGTCCCTGAACCGTGGCGGCAGCATCGGCTTCCTGACGCTCATCGCTCTGGACAGGTACATGCGCGTGCTGCACCCCCACCACCGCCTCAACTCTATGTCCATCGCCAAGGCTGTGGGCGTCGCTGTGGTGGTGTGGGCGCTCACCGTCTCCCTCAACGTCCACCTTCTGATGGCTCCACAGCACCTGATGGTGGGAGGTGCCATGCAGTGCGAGAGCTTCATGGTGTGTCTGGCTTTTGACCCTGCGTCCctctggtacaagtctgtcttcGTTATCTCATTCTTCGTCCCCCTGGCTCTGATCCTTGTCTGCTCGCTCCGCATCGCCTCTGAGCTCAGGCGCAGGCATTTGGATCGCTACGACAATATCAGGAGGGCCCTGTCCTCCCTggccgtggtggtggtggtgttcgtTGTCTGCTTCCTGCCCAGCAACGTGGCCCAGATTCTGATCTGGGCGAATATTGGGTCACAGAGGACATGCGAATCTGTGGAGGTGGTCAATGTGGTCTTCTACACCACGCTGACCTTCACCTACCTCAACAGCATGCTGGACCCTGTGCTCTACTACTTCTCCAGCCCCACCTTCCAGCGGGTGTGCATACAGCTGGTGAGACTCCAGAGCACAGAGGGGACGGtggacacaggggaggacgggACTAAAGATAGCAGCGCCCAGGCTGACAAAAAGGGGTTTCATGCTGTACACGGCTGA
- the LOC116221061 gene encoding tripartite motif-containing protein 16-like, whose amino-acid sequence MAEAAPSNPDLFTCPVCLDLLKNPVTIHCGHSYCIGCINACWDREDQKGVYSCPQCRQTFTPRPVLNKNNIVAELVEQIRKTRIQAAAPVPCVAGPGDVECDVCTGRKPKAVKSCLECLVSYCETHYKVHNDINPGRKHKVVDATGQLQERICTQHEKPLELFCRTDQSCVCLLCLVDEHKGHDTVSASAGRREKQTHLGETQNQIQQRIQERETELQDLRKAVETLKSSAQTAVKDSERIFTEMIRSIERRCSEVKELIRAQEKAEVSRAEVLLKQLEQEIAELKRTDVELEQLSHTEDHIHFLKSLESVSETPESKDLSCISVNQGLSFEAVKKSVSSLKEQLENFCKEEVMKISASVTEVQAVLPPEPTTRADFLQYSCHFRLDPNTAHKLHRLSEGNRRVECRNEVQSYPDHQERFDIWCQVLCREGVSGRCYWEVEWSGKCGVFIAVSYESISRKGWGDECGFGRNDQSWRLGLYSTSSSFWHNNKETKLPLVASSRIGVYVDHRAGTLAFYSVSDTMTLLHRVQTTFTHTLYPGFRLLGSGSSVKLL is encoded by the exons ATGGCAGAAGCGGCTCCAAGTAACCCGGACCTTTTTACATGCCCGGTTTGCCTTGATCTACTGAAGAATCCAGTGACTATTCACTGTGGACACAGTTACTGTATAGGCTGCATTAACGCCTGCTGGGATCGGGAAGATCAGAAGGGAGTTTACAGCTGCCCTcagtgcagacagacgttcACCCCAAGACctgttttaaacaaaaataatattgttGCTGAACTTGTGGAGCAGATCAGGAAGACCAGAATCcaagctgctgctcctgttccatgtgttgctggacctggagatgtggagtgtgacgtctgcaccGGGAGAAAACCcaaagctgtgaagtcctgtctggaatgtctggtgtcatactgtgaaactcactatAAAGTTCACAATGACATAAACCCTGGGCGAAAACACAAGGTGGTTGATGCCACAGGCCAGCTACAGGAGAGAATCTGCACCCAACATGAGAAGCCTCTGGAGCTATTTTGTCGTACGGATcaaagttgtgtttgtttgctctgtctGGTGGATGAACACAAAGGCCACGACACTGTGTCAGCctctgcagggaggagagagaaacag ACACACTTGGGTGAGACCCAGAATCaaatccagcagagaatccaggagagagagacggagctacAGGAtctgaggaaggctgtggagactctcaag agctctgcacagacagcagtaaaggacagtgagaggatctttactgagatgatccgctccattgagagaaggtgctctgaggtgaaagagctgatcagagctcaggagaaggctgaggtgagtcgggctGAAGTACTCCTGAAGCAACTGGaacaggagattgctgagctgaagaggacagatgttgagctggagcagctttcacacacagaggatcacatccatttcctcaag TCACTTGAG tcagtcagtgagacacctgagtctaaagacttatcctgcatctctgtgaaccaaggcctctcttttgaggctgtgaagaaatctgtctcctcactaaAGGAGCAGCTGGAGAATTTCTGCAAGGAGGAAGTCATGAAGATATCTGCATCAG tgactgaagtccaggctgttttgcctcctgaacctacaaccagagcggatttcctacaat actcaTGCCACTTCagactggatccaaacacagcacacaaactcCACCGTCTGTcagaggggaacaggagggtggaatGTAGAAATGAGGTCCAGTCATATCCGGATCATCAGGAGAGATTTGATATTTGGTGTCaagtgctgtgtagagagggtgtgtctggacgctgctactgggaggttgagtggagtgggaaGTGTGGGGTTTTTATAGCAGTCTCATATGAAAGCATCAGCAGGAAAGGATGGGGTGATGAGTGTGGGTTTGGACgtaatgatcagtcctggagaCTGGGCCTCTACAGCACCAGCTCCTCTTTCTGGCACAATAATAAAGAGActaaactccctctagtggccagctccagaataggagtgtatgtggatcacagggcaggaactctggccttctacagcgtctctgacacaatgaccctcctgcacagagtccagaccacattcactcacacactctaccctgggtttaggCTTTTGGGTTCTggatcatcagtgaagctgTTGTGA